In Candidatus Poribacteria bacterium, a genomic segment contains:
- a CDS encoding alpha/beta fold hydrolase — protein MFGKIRNRYGERLDYTCHEGEKGSKNIVILGHGVTGNKDRPFVVALAEGLAAAGITALRFSFSGNGVSEGKFTDSTISKEVEDFGAVLDVLDGYAICYVGHSMGGAVGVLRASTDSRIQLLVSLAGMVHTKAFAQREFGDVTPDEGLMWDEPDCPLSQAYMDDLTQIDTVIDLSSQITVPWLLVHGDEDDVVPIEDSHDILAKANSQAQLVTIEGANHVFGDEYTPVMVEKVIAWIKAQLANLNP, from the coding sequence ATGTTTGGTAAGATTAGGAACAGGTACGGTGAACGCCTTGATTATACTTGTCACGAAGGTGAAAAAGGATCGAAAAACATCGTCATCCTTGGACACGGTGTAACCGGGAACAAAGATCGTCCTTTTGTTGTGGCGTTGGCAGAAGGGCTAGCTGCTGCAGGGATTACGGCGTTGCGCTTCTCCTTCTCTGGAAACGGTGTGTCAGAAGGTAAATTTACGGATTCAACCATCTCGAAAGAGGTTGAGGATTTTGGTGCTGTGTTGGATGTTTTGGACGGCTATGCAATCTGCTACGTGGGTCACAGCATGGGTGGCGCAGTTGGAGTATTACGCGCAAGCACGGATAGTCGAATCCAACTGTTGGTTTCACTCGCCGGCATGGTGCACACAAAAGCCTTCGCCCAACGTGAATTCGGCGATGTCACCCCCGATGAAGGATTGATGTGGGATGAACCGGATTGTCCCCTTTCGCAAGCCTACATGGATGACCTGACGCAGATTGACACGGTCATAGATCTTTCTTCGCAAATCACCGTTCCGTGGCTTCTGGTCCACGGCGATGAGGATGACGTTGTACCGATTGAGGATTCCCATGATATTCTAGCCAAAGCCAATAGTCAGGCCCAACTCGTTACGATTGAAGGAGCGAACCACGTTTTCGGTGATGAGTATACACCTGTGATGGTAGAGAAGGTGATTGCGTGGATAAAAGCGCAGCTTGCAAACTTGAATCCGTAG